In Phyllopteryx taeniolatus isolate TA_2022b chromosome 8, UOR_Ptae_1.2, whole genome shotgun sequence, one genomic interval encodes:
- the bmp16 gene encoding bone morphogenetic protein 16, which yields MLPANLLLLMVLLLPQALSGGQGDTGEVYNGRLAGAPPFTSEPRLTGFPLEPGLTQTIQSLLLSRLGLHSQPNPRPGVPVPRYLMDLYRFHQQQYHMLEDPSFSFPSQHVQQANTVRSFHHTEPLTAEDHKWAHISFNISSIPLDEKVLSAELRLLRTARSASLGPGPHRLNLYLSGRQQDPRPTLLETRFLAAEPQSHTSSGLWEAFSLNAELFDLALNGDDHLDFLLEVVPENSTGLGEGEGHKRGHLRVCRSVGQDEHSWAQERPLLVTYSHDGRGESLVKHGQRNLSGMPRKSWNRDQKWGRVKTYNTPSWDGQTGRVKRNGGRAAKLKRLSRNRCRRHPLYVDFNDVGWHKWIIAPSGYNAFFCLGECRFPLADHMNSSSHAMVQTLVNSVNGAVPRACCVPTSLSPIALLYLDPQDRVVLKNYQDMVVEGCGCR from the exons ATGCTCCCTGCTAACCTCCTGCTCCTCATGGTCCTGCTGCTACCTCAAGCCTTGTCCGGTGGCCAGGGTGACACCGGCGAGGTCTACAATGGCAGGCTAGCCGGCGCACCGCCCTTCACTTCGGAGCCCAGGCTGACCGGTTTCCCCCTGGAACCGGGCCTGACTCAGACCATCCAGAGTCTCCTGCTGAGCCGCCTGGGACTGCATTCGCAACCCAACCCTCGGCCTGGCGTGCCGGTCCCTCGGTACCTCATGGATCTGTACCGCTTCCACCAGCAGCAGTACCACATGCTGGAGGACCCCTCCTTCAGCTTCCCCAGCCAGCACGTGCAGCAGGCCAACACCGTACGCAGCTTTCACCACACCG AGCCCCTCACAGCAGAGGACCACAAATGGGCGCACATCTCCTTCAACATTTCCTCCATCCCCCTTGATGAGAAGGTGCTCTCGGCTGAGCTCCGCCTCTTGCGTACCGCCAGGAGCGCCTCCCTGGGCCCCGGCCCCCACAGACTGAACCTGTACCTCTCTGGGCGCCAACAGGACCCGCGCCCCACCCTACTAGAGACCAGATTCCTCGCCGCTGAGCCTCAAAGTCATACATCCAGCGGCCTCTGGGAGGCATTCAGCCTGAACGCAGAACTCTTCGATTTAGCCCTGAACGGAGACGACCACCTTGACTTTCTCCTAGAGGTGGTGCCAGAAAACAGCACCGGTTTGGGCGAAGGGGAGGGACACAAGAGGGGGCACTTGAGGGTCTGTAGGTCAGTGGGGCAGGACGAGCACAGCTGGGCCCAGGAGAGGCCCCTCCTGGTGACTTATAGTCATGACGGGCGGGGAGAATCGTTGGTCAAACACGGACAAAGGAACCTTAGTGGGATGCCCAGGAAAAGTTGGAATAGAGACCAAAAGTGGGGCCGGGTTAAAACGTATAACACGCCGAGCTGGGATGGCCAAACGGGAAGGGTTAAACGTAACGGCGGTCGCGCGGCCAAGCTCAAGCGCCTCTCCCGCAACCGCTGCCGCCGCCATCCCCTCTACGTGGATTTTAACGACGTGGGCTGGCACAAGTGGATCATCGCGCCCAGCGGCTACAACGCCTTCTTCTGCCTGGGCGAGTGCCGCTTCCCCCTGGCCGACCACATGAATTCCTCCAGCCACGCTATGGTGCAGACGCTGGTCAACTCAGTCAACGGCGCCGTGCCACGGGCCTGCTGCGTGCCCACCTCGCTCAGTCCCATCGCCCTTCTCTACCTGGACCCCCAGGACCGCGTGGTGCTGAAGAACTACCAGGACATGGTGGTGGAGGGCTGCGGGTGCCGGTAG